GTGATCACATTCATGGTTTTTGTTTGTACCAAGTTGTCTACTTTTTGTCGTAAAGCTGTACATGACGATTTCCCATAGAACCTTCACGGGATGATGTTGATTACAACTTAAATAAAAACAGCATATTAGTTTATAGTATGTAGATTATTTAAGCGCAGTGCGAAACTCCAGAGAGGTCTACCAGTGATCTACAAATCCATAGCCGACAGACTACGTATCCGACTCAATTCTGCCGATTACAATATCGGCAGCCCATTGCCTGCGGAGGTTCGCTTGGCGGAAGAGTTTGGCGTCTCCCGCATGACCATTCGCAAGGCGATAGATTTGCTGGTGGGATGGGGATTGGTGGAGCGCCGCCACGGTAGCGGTACTTATATCGCGAAGAAAGATGTACATCATGAAACCACCAACCTGACCGGATTTATCGAGGTGATGCGCAATCAGGGTAAGGAAGTGGTAAGTGATGTGTTGGAGTTTACTATTATGCCCGCACCACCCGCTATCGCCAGCCAGTTGCGCATTAAGATTGATGAACGGATCTACTACTCGCGCCGAGTTCGTTCGGTCGATGGCAAACCTCTGATGGTAGAAGACAGCTACATGCCAGCGAAGCTCTATCGCAATTTGTCCGTTGCCCACCTTGAGGGGTCAAAATTCAGCTATATCGAAGATGAATGCCACATCATCGTGTGTGGTAATTATGAGAGCCTCACACCTGTACTTGCCGATAAAAAGATGGCGAAGCTGCTGAATGTCGATGAGTTGACACCTATTTTGCGCATCACCTCGCTGTCATACAGCGACAGTGGCGATTTCGTGAATTACTCCGTAATGTTCAGAAATGCCAGCGAGTACCAGGTGGATTACCATTTACGGCGGGAGCATGTGAAAGTAGGCGTTGTTGAATAAATTGGGCAGTTAGCTTTTGTGGGTGAATGAGAATCGAAACACGGATAACGATGAAACAAGCGGAGTTGCTTATTTTAAGGGCGTTAAAATGTTACAAAAGTTACACTTGCAGAAAAAATGCACTCCTGTAACATTTTAATATATTGCTTCTGGTTTTTCCCTGGTGTTGACTAGACTGATGTAGTCACCTGACTCTTGTGGTCAGGTTTTTTTATCAACTTGTCTAATCATTATACGGGTGTGAGTACGGGACGGTAGTTGTACTAAAGTGCAATAATTCATTGCACTTTATGTCAGTCAATGGAGAAGGTGAATGCATTCTTGTTTCAAGAAGAGTGAAGAAATAATCGAGACACTACGTGATTATATTGATAGAAAACTCATCGACTATGATCGTCCAAGGTATACTTATATGGTGATCAATAAAAAGGACCCCGTCGATATTTTTATTGTCACTAGCTATCCGAACGAATGGGCTGATATTTACACCACCCATAACTACCAGCTTATAGACCCCGTAGTGCTGACCGCTTTCAGGCGATTCTCACCGTTTTCTTGGGATGAAAATATCACTGTCCTTTCCGAACTGAAATTATCCAAGATTTTTGCTCTCTCCAAAAAATATAATATCGTTAATGGTTTTACCTTTGTCCTTCACGATACGATGAATAATCTGGCGATGCTGTCACTTATCATGGACGATGATGTCCAGAAAGAGGTGGAAGGCAGAGTAGTGAATGACAGAGATCGGTTACAGATGGTTTTGATTGAAACCCATGAAAAGATGCTCACGCTAAGTCAAAATAAGATTAATGTTCTGGGCCTCAAGGGGACAGGTATATCCAGTAAAACCCTTTTATCTCCACGAGAAAATGAAGTACTTCATTGGGCCAGTATGGGTAAAACGTATCAGGAAATTGCGCTGATCACAGGCATTACATCCCGAACGGTGAAATATCATATAGGAAATGTGGTGAAAAAGCTGGGTGTGATCAACGCCAAACAGGCCATCAGGCTTGGCGTTGAACTGGAACTGATTAAGCCGGTTCTGGCATGACGGGCAGCGCCATAGGCCATGCACTCAATATTGAGTCTGAATCTTGTAACCTTTGGTTAACCTGTCGAAGCAGTTGTGTCTGGTTATATTGATCTGTCGGAAGACAGAGCAGATAGATAGGTTCATTTTCGGTGACATACGCTTCTTTAATCACCTCAACCTGCCAGCCTGAACGTTTAAGTATGGTCAACATAGCCCGGCTGACGATAGTATAAATACCCGTGTATCCATGATGTCTGGAGTAATTTATAATCGACAGAAAGAACACATAACTGATGGGAAAAGTCCCCCCAAAAAGCAGTTTTGCGCGGGTTTTATCAACGAAGAAACGGCTCGACTCAATATAACCCTTTCCGGGTAACGCGATATCCTCGAAGAGGGTGGTGAAAGTATGCGTGATCATATTGGGTAAATGGAGATCGATAAAACGAACACTACAAATTAATTGACCTTGATAAATACCCAGGAGATAACGCGTATCTGGATTATCATATTCATCAAACTCCATTCCATTGCTGCAATTTACCGCCCAGTTAAGGCGATCCTTAAATGTTTTTTTCCTCAGTTTATACAGGTCCTCAGACCGTATATCAGTCAACTCATCATATTTGACATCAAAAATTTCTAACATGTAATTTCCTGATATTTAATACTGCCAGAGTGTTATATGTAAGATCGCCTTTCATCATCATAAAGTAAGTTGTTGTATTCGGAAACTACCGTAAGTGTCATATGTAATCTCTCTTGTTTAGAAAAATTGGTTGTTTGGGGCACAATGCGGTGACCGTCAAAAAAAATAGTAAGACTACTCGCCGTTTTCTACATTCCTGTTCACTGCCCAATTCTGGGCTCACCAGTCCAGTCGGAAAAATAACCCAGCAAGTGATGTTGGCAATGCCCGCTTAACCGCAGCCCCTCAGAACACCGATCCGCATTAGCTCTGGGGACGCCAATTCGGAACCCACCAAAAGGAGCTGGTCGGCGATTAGCGTTCCTTATCCTCTTTTTAGCATTTTTGCAGCCTGCATTTTGATTGTGACCAACTTCAACCTTTCTATTTGTGTGCCGATATTTGTTATTCCCTTTTTATTAACGCTGCCAGTATGGGCTCAGGATCGTGGGCGCTGTAGTCAGGCGGTATCTGAGTGAATCCCATGAAATGGCATTAATCATTTCATGGGGGGAATGAAAGTGGCCACCGTAGCAGCAGCGGGGATCGGGTTTAGAAAACAAGGGACACAATGGAAAAGGAACGGATTATTCAAGAGTTTGTTCCCGGTAAACAGGTGACTCTGGCTCATATCATCGCGCATCCTGGCGAGGATTTAGCGAAGAAGATCGGAGTTCCCGGTGCAGAAGCTATTGGCATCATGACGCTAACGCCAGGCGAAACTGCCATGATTGCTGGCGATTTGGCAACAAAAGCGGCGAATGTGCAAATTGGTTTTCTCGACCGTTTTACCGGTGCGTTAGTGGTGTATGGCTCAGTAGGCGCTGTTGAAGAGTCATTACAACAAACGGTCACAGGATTGGGAAATTTGCTCAACTATGCCGTGTGTTCGTTAACCCGGAGCTAATGATGATGCGCACTATTTTTGTTGGTGCCGTTGGTGCCGGAAAAACAACGTTATTTAATGCGTTACGGGGAGATTACTCTCTGGCGAGAAAAACGCAGGCCATTGAGTTTAACGACGAGGGCGATATTGATACCCCCGGAGAATATTTTAGTCACCCACGCTTATATCACGCGTTAATTAATACGTTGGTCGAGTGCGAATTGTTGATTTATGTTCACGCTGCCAACGATCCTGAATGCCGCATTCCAACAGGCTTGCTGGATATCTATTCCCACTTGAAGCGCGTTGCCGTAATCAGCAAAGCCGATTTACCCGACGCAGATGTGGCAGGTGTAAAACAAATGCTGGCAGAGGTCGGATTCAAGCCTCCGATGTTCGTGGTGAACAGTAACTCGAGCACCAGCCTGGAAGCGTTTAAGGCGTTTTTGACTGAACAATACGGTCAGGACAAAAGGGTTAAATGATGAAAAAACTGATCACGGCGAATGACATTCGCACCGCACAAGCTCAAGGCCAAAAGAGTATTGATATCGTGTTGGCCGATTACATCGTGACGCCAGAGGCGCGAGTGGTTGCAGAGCAACTGGACGTCAAAATTATCGAGCAACTAACCGCCGAACCTTCAGCACCAACTGCTGCCGATGTTCAGGTAACCGCAGCGGAAAATGACAACACAATCGCTGAACGTCAGCGTATTCGTGAGCATATCTTGGCGCAGTTACCTGAAGGCAGCGTGACTGAAACGTTGTTATCCCAACTTATCGAAAGAGTGCAGCAGGAGCAGCGCGCGCAGAACCAGTCTGTTGCGCCGCCAAATACTACTCAGCCAAGTTTTCGCTCGGTTACGGGCAAAGGTGGCATCAAAGTGGTTGATGGATCTTCCGTAATGTTTGGTCGTTTTGACGGTGCGAAAGAGCATCAGGTGGGGCTTACTGATCTGATCACCGCTCAAGACGGCAGCAGCATGGCGGCAGGGTTTATGCAGTGGGAAAACGGTTTTTTCCCTTGGACGCTGAACTACGACGAAATTGACATGATTTTGGAAGGCGAACTGCACATCCGCCATCAAGGTGAAACGCTGGTGGGCAAAGCGGGCGATGTGATGTTTATCCCGCGCGGTTCCAGCATTGAATTCGGTACGACCAGCCATGTGCGCTTTTTATACGTGGCATGGCCCGCTAACTGGCAGGAATGCTAAGCAGGGGCACCTATGACAACCTTTATCACCGAAGATTGGTTACGCGCTAATCATACCTTGAGCGAAGGGAGTGAAATTCGTTTGCCGTCAGATAGCCGCATGACGCCATCGGCTCGCGAACTGATAGAAGGACATCGGCTGTTGGTGAAATTTCAGGATGAGCAAGGGCGATTATTTGTTGCCCCATCACTTGATACATCGCCCACAGCATTAATGGAAAGCGACGATACGGCCAAGATCCCCAAGTTGCAGGCGGTACATGGGCTTACCAGCCAAGATAGCGTTTCGGTTGCAAGCTGTGAGCTTTGTCATCAGACGGTGATGCATAAGCCCGATACGCTGACTCATCTCAATGCGCAGGTTATGGTCGCAAAAAACGATCCGCGTTTAGCTTTTCGCGCTCGTTTAGATGCCACCATCGCTATTGCCGTATGGTTGCAAAATGAGTTGAAAACGCTTGATTCTGCTCAGTATTGGCTGGCAGATATTCGCTCGTTACTCGGTAATATCATGCGGGCTGATGCCTTGGATATTCCCTTGGCTGCGCAAAAAATTGTGGGGCTGAGCACAGATGAACTTCACCGTTTATCGCATCAACCGCTCAAATACCTCGGGCACGATCACATTGTTCCAGATGTGACCCAGGGGCGCGAAGTCGCGCTACTAAATTTACTGCGTGTCTCGGTGCGA
The sequence above is drawn from the Yersinia intermedia genome and encodes:
- the eutP gene encoding EutP/PduV family microcompartment system protein, which encodes MMRTIFVGAVGAGKTTLFNALRGDYSLARKTQAIEFNDEGDIDTPGEYFSHPRLYHALINTLVECELLIYVHAANDPECRIPTGLLDIYSHLKRVAVISKADLPDADVAGVKQMLAEVGFKPPMFVVNSNSSTSLEAFKAFLTEQYGQDKRVK
- a CDS encoding GntR family transcriptional regulator; its protein translation is MIYKSIADRLRIRLNSADYNIGSPLPAEVRLAEEFGVSRMTIRKAIDLLVGWGLVERRHGSGTYIAKKDVHHETTNLTGFIEVMRNQGKEVVSDVLEFTIMPAPPAIASQLRIKIDERIYYSRRVRSVDGKPLMVEDSYMPAKLYRNLSVAHLEGSKFSYIEDECHIIVCGNYESLTPVLADKKMAKLLNVDELTPILRITSLSYSDSGDFVNYSVMFRNASEYQVDYHLRREHVKVGVVE
- the eutT gene encoding ethanolamine utilization cob(I)yrinic acid a,c-diamide adenosyltransferase EutT, which translates into the protein MTTFITEDWLRANHTLSEGSEIRLPSDSRMTPSARELIEGHRLLVKFQDEQGRLFVAPSLDTSPTALMESDDTAKIPKLQAVHGLTSQDSVSVASCELCHQTVMHKPDTLTHLNAQVMVAKNDPRLAFRARLDATIAIAVWLQNELKTLDSAQYWLADIRSLLGNIMRADALDIPLAAQKIVGLSTDELHRLSHQPLKYLGHDHIVPDVTQGREVALLNLLRVSVRETEITAAQVFIGADYHVQKADLLQALNRLSSAVYVLMILCVRQNMHPGALPTTEQLKQRIASGGSSC
- a CDS encoding helix-turn-helix transcriptional regulator yields the protein MHSCFKKSEEIIETLRDYIDRKLIDYDRPRYTYMVINKKDPVDIFIVTSYPNEWADIYTTHNYQLIDPVVLTAFRRFSPFSWDENITVLSELKLSKIFALSKKYNIVNGFTFVLHDTMNNLAMLSLIMDDDVQKEVEGRVVNDRDRLQMVLIETHEKMLTLSQNKINVLGLKGTGISSKTLLSPRENEVLHWASMGKTYQEIALITGITSRTVKYHIGNVVKKLGVINAKQAIRLGVELELIKPVLA
- the eutS gene encoding ethanolamine utilization microcompartment protein EutS: MEKERIIQEFVPGKQVTLAHIIAHPGEDLAKKIGVPGAEAIGIMTLTPGETAMIAGDLATKAANVQIGFLDRFTGALVVYGSVGAVEESLQQTVTGLGNLLNYAVCSLTRS
- the eutQ gene encoding ethanolamine utilization acetate kinase EutQ, producing MKKLITANDIRTAQAQGQKSIDIVLADYIVTPEARVVAEQLDVKIIEQLTAEPSAPTAADVQVTAAENDNTIAERQRIREHILAQLPEGSVTETLLSQLIERVQQEQRAQNQSVAPPNTTQPSFRSVTGKGGIKVVDGSSVMFGRFDGAKEHQVGLTDLITAQDGSSMAAGFMQWENGFFPWTLNYDEIDMILEGELHIRHQGETLVGKAGDVMFIPRGSSIEFGTTSHVRFLYVAWPANWQEC
- a CDS encoding acyl-homoserine-lactone synthase; translation: MLEIFDVKYDELTDIRSEDLYKLRKKTFKDRLNWAVNCSNGMEFDEYDNPDTRYLLGIYQGQLICSVRFIDLHLPNMITHTFTTLFEDIALPGKGYIESSRFFVDKTRAKLLFGGTFPISYVFFLSIINYSRHHGYTGIYTIVSRAMLTILKRSGWQVEVIKEAYVTENEPIYLLCLPTDQYNQTQLLRQVNQRLQDSDSILSAWPMALPVMPEPA